The proteins below come from a single Amphiura filiformis chromosome 15, Afil_fr2py, whole genome shotgun sequence genomic window:
- the LOC140171622 gene encoding uncharacterized protein, protein MGASVDKLDASNINFHESIGEGGFGSVRRVSFKKPYKGYTEAASKTVLYELAKKEVEVISRLHHPHIVNLVGICEIPGVHHILMEYAPNGSLHDYLKDPLKPLPYQLQIKWARESALAIRYLHRLNYLHRDIKPQNCLLFQDNLLKLCDFGLAREIEESQTTSSQKGTYRYMAPEIHVGNERGRAVYSRPADIWAYGMLLLAICTRKPPFQHLEWHRVVFEVGNGAKPYIPDDCPKDLSDIMQQCWNKDPKQRPPITSIVKALGGFWSLEREIHPEHQGEQLLCCHTAYCPNGDMVMASKRQLSLLDGDGKCKMPLVSTETDFDRKMNGVYDICVSPLGYIFVVSYSCGYVHVFTIEGNYLHCFTPDENIDPSFKDKCLAIDREGQVLVGDSLRDIITIHTCLDGRVVNKIKCPIGYGASMVVNSKNQILIHSRPSGSVYSKVSAVDNTGNGFSFTPTIERGYDK, encoded by the exons ATGGGTGCTTCAGTTGATAAACTGGATGCTAGTAATATTAACTTCCATGAATCCATTGGAGAAGGCGGATTTGGGTCTGTCAGACGCGTCTCATTTAAAAAGCCCTACAAAGGATACACAGAAGCTGCAAGCAAAACAGTACTTTATGAGTTAGCAAAGAAAGAGGTTGAAGTCATAAGCAGACTACATCATCCACACATAGTTAACTTAGTTGGAATCTGTGAAATCCCAGGTGTTCATCATATTCTGATGGAATATGCACCTAATGGTTCACTGCATGATTACCTAAAAGATCCATTAAAGCCTCTTCCATATCAGCTGCAGATAAAGTGGGCACGAGAGTCAGCACTTGCAATCAGATATCTCCACAGACTCAACTACCTGCACAGGGACATTAAGCCTCAAAACTGCCTTCTCTTTCAAGACAACCTCTTGAAGTTGTGTGATTTTGGTCTTGCACGTGAGATAGAAGAGTCTCAGACAACATCCAGTCAGAAGGGAACTTATCGCTATATGGCGCCAGAAATTCATGTAGGGAATGAGCGTGGAAGGGCTGTCTACTCAAGACCAGCTGATATATGGGCCTATGGGATGCTGCTACTAGCCATCTGCACAAGAAAACCACCATTTCAACACTTGGAATGGCACAGGGTGGTCTTTGAAGTTGGCAATGGAGCCAAGCCATACATACCAGACGACTGCCCTAAAGATCTGTCAGATATCATGCAGCAATGCTGGAATAAAGATCCCAAACAACGGCCACCAATTACATCAATTGTAAAGG CATTAGGTGGTTTCTGGTCATTAGAGAGAGAAATCCATCCTGAACATCAAGGGGAACAACTTCTGTGTTGTCACACTGCCTACTGTCCAAATGGAGACATGGTCATGGCTTCTAAGAGACAACTATCTCTCCTTGATGGTGATGGCAAATGCAAAATGCCACTGGTGTCAACTGAAACAGACTTTGACAGGAAAATGAATGGTGTTTATGACATATGTGTATCACCACTAGGATACATCTTTGTTGTAAGTTATTCATGTGGATATGTCCATGTGTTTACCATAGAAGGAAATTACCTCCACTGCTTCACACCAGATGAAAATATTGACCCATCTTTTAAGGATAAGTGTCTTGCCATAGATAGAGAAGGGCAGGTATTGGTGGGTGATAGTTTGAGGGATATTATCACAATTCATACATGTCTTGATGGTAGGGTAGTCAATAAGATCAAATGCCCAATAGGTTATGGTGCAAGCATGGTTGTCAATAGCAAGAATCAAATCCTGATTCATTCCCGTCCATCAGGTTCAGTGTACAGTaaggtatcagcagtagataacacaggcAATGGGTTTAGCTTCACACCCACGATAGAGCGAGGATATGACAAGTGA